One Perognathus longimembris pacificus isolate PPM17 chromosome 2, ASM2315922v1, whole genome shotgun sequence DNA segment encodes these proteins:
- the LOC125347239 gene encoding anionic trypsin-2: MSSLLILVLVGAAAAFPLDDDDKIVGGYTCAENSVPYQVSLNSGYHFCGGSLINDQWVVSAAHCFKNSIQVRLGEHNINVVEGNEQFIKAATAIRHPHYNRNTLDNDIMLIKLSQPASLNSRVGTVSLPSACAPAGTECLISGWGNTLSFGVHNPDLLQCLDAPLLSQADCEAAYPGEITKNMVCAGFLEGGKDSCQGDSGGPVVCNGELQGIVSWGFGCALSGYPGVYTKVCNYVDWIQDTIAAN; encoded by the exons ATGAGTTCACTCCTGATCCTGGTCCTTGTGGGAGCTGCGG CTGCTTTTCCTCTTGATGACGATGACAAGATCGTCGGAGGCTACACCTGTGCAGAAAATTCCGTCCCCTACCAGGTGTCCCTGAACTCTGGCTACCACTTCTGCGGTGGCTCCCTCATCAACGACCAGTGGGTGGTGTCTGCAGCCCACTGCTTCAAGAA TTCCATCCAAGTGAGACTGGGAGAGCATAACATCAATGTCGTTGAAGGAAATGAGCAGTTTATTAAGGCTGCCACAGCCATTCGCCACCCTCACTACAACCGAAATACTCTGGACAATGATATCATGCTGATCAAGCTCTCCCAACCTGCATCCCTCAACTCCCGTGTGGGCACTGTGAGTCTGCCATCTGCCTGCGCACCTGCTGGCACAGAGTGCCTCATCTCTGGCTGGGGCAACACCCTGAGCTTTGGTG TCCACAATCCAGACCTGCTGCAGTGCCTGGATGCTCCCCTGCTGTCACAGGCTGACTGTGAAGCTGCCTACCCTGGGGAAATCACCAAGAACATGGTCTGCGCTGGCTTCCTTGAGGGAGGCAAGGACTCCTGCCAG GGAGATTCTGGTGGCCCTGTGGTGTGCAATGGAGAGCTCCAGGGAATTGTCTCCTGGGGATTTGGCTGTGCTTTGTCTGGATACCCTGGAGTGTACACAAAAGTGTGCAACTATGTGGACTGGATTCAGGACACCATCGCTGCCAACTGA